In the Anastrepha obliqua isolate idAnaObli1 chromosome 1, idAnaObli1_1.0, whole genome shotgun sequence genome, one interval contains:
- the LOC129235724 gene encoding 40S ribosomal protein S29 — translation MGFANLWYSHPRKYGPGSRCCRSCSNRHGLIRKYGLNICRQCFREYANDIGFKKLD, via the exons ATGGGTTTCGCAAATCTTTGGTATTCTCATCCACGTAAATATGGCCCAGGCTCAAGATGCtg ccgatccTGCTCTAACCGTCATGGTTTGATTCGTAAATATGGGCTGAACATTTGCCGTCAGTGCTTTAGAGAGTATGCCAATGACATTGGCTTCAAGaag CTCGATTAA